Genomic segment of Neofelis nebulosa isolate mNeoNeb1 chromosome 17, mNeoNeb1.pri, whole genome shotgun sequence:
CCTCCCCAGGCTGCCCCTGCCTCACTTGGTCCctgctttcttctccctcttgccctccctctAAGCCCCACGGGTGCCCTGGGACGTAGTTTGAAAACCGGTGGTCCTTGGGATGACACTTCCAAAATGCACCTGCTCTCGGGACCTATCCTCGGTGACCCGACGCCCCCTACAGGGCATTGGAAGCAGCGCATAGACTTTGCAGCCTCCGCAATAGCTGgggcgggtgggtggggggcaaggaTGTGGACACGTTTTTGACCttcccgccttttttttttttttttttttaactccgtTGAGGTCAGAGGGCATATGCCATTTTGCTCCTTGCTCTTTATTTTCCCTAACATATCATTAAGTGTTTTTCCTGTCGTTAAACATgccttcatggggcgcctgggtagtgccgtcggttgagcgtccgacttcggctcgggtcatgatctcgcggttcctgagttcgagccccacgtcgggctctgtgctgacagctcggagcctggcgcctgcttcggattctgtgtctccctctctctctgctcctcccctgttcactctctctctgtctctcaaaaataagtattaaaaaaattaaaaatgctttcataCGTACTTCTTTTTCAAATGTGTGATCGTcttcttaaaactgaaaaaatactGTGTGCATggcaaaaataatattgaagCAGGGCAAATGAATACCCAGTGAAGAGACACCCCCTTGGCTGCTTCAGAACTGAATTCTTCTCTCCAAAGGCAATCTTTGATAACAGTTTCTTGCGTATCCTTCCAAAAATGTTCTGGGCAGGCATATACATATTACAtgagtgtgcatatgtgtattttaaaacgTAGGCGTGTAGCGTACAAACTGTCCTGCACCTTAATtcgttaatgtttatttatttttgaaggggggaggggcagagagagagggagacacagactccgaagcaggcgccaggccccgagctgccccacgcgcggggctcgaacccacaaaccatgagatcctgacctgagctcaaccgactgcgccacccaggagccccctgcaCCTTCATATTCTTTACCAACCACCGTATCTTGGATCTTTCATCAGTGGGTTAAAGGCAGATTTAATGGCCACACACTACTCCAGTCCGCAGACAAGCATTATTTGCTTGTACAAGGGGGCAGGATTTTGAAGTATGGATACATTTGCAGGGGAGCGGAGGCCAGGGGCAAATAGGAATTTAGATGGCAGGAGCAGCTGAGGAAGGGGCCAAGAGGtgggggaagcctgggtggtttTTCCCAATGAATCtattctgcgtgtgtgtgtgtgtgtgtgtgtgtgtgtgtgtaggggggtgtAAGGCATGCTGTCCGCATAGCCCACTTTCAAATCCAGAAGCAGAACAGTGTTCCCAGCATGGATGGGGGCTGGTGTCGAAGGGACCCAGTGTGGGTTGCCTGGGGTGACAAAGCCTCCCAGCCTCACCTCTAAAGTGCTTATTTTATTCGTCATGTGCCCACATTTCCTATATGGTAAgtactgtatcttttttttttttttttttttttaatttttttttcaacgttttttatttatttttgggacagagagagacagagcatgaacgggggaggggcagagagagagggagacgcagaatcggaaacaggctccaggctccgagccatcagcccagagcctgacgcggggctcgaactcacggaccgcgagatcgtgacctggctgaagtcggacgcttaaccgactgcgccacccaggcgccccattatttttaactttctattgaAACATAATactgaaaaggaggaaaatcacGTGTCCAGCTTCACAACGTGAACACACCGtgtaaccagcacccagatcaGGAAGCAGAACAGGGCGGGCCCCGGGGCCCCTCCTGGTCCCCACCCACCGGGCGGCCACTCTGCTGACTTCTCACACCAGACATCACCATTGTCTGTGTTTGAACTAAAAGTATCAAAGGAACCACACTGTGTGTTCTCTTTGGAgctggcttttttccccctccggTTCAGTATTCTGTTTGTGAGATTTCTCCAAGTTGTGTGGGTTTATCCGCCTTCGGTGTGGGTTGTAAATCCTCAGAGCTCTGCGTAAACATATGGGTTGTAAGAGAGATATATGTAGAAATCTATGGGTGTATATATCCATGTGTGTATACGcagacacgtgcacacacgcacactcatacgcgcgcgcgcatacacacgcacacgcggacacgcatgcacacgcgcgcgcgcataCGCATACACGCGcgcacatacacacgcacacgcgacacgcatgcacgcacacgcacgcacacacgcgcacgcagATCCGTATCCCGAGCGGGCGCAGGACGGGGTCGCCTCTCCGGGCCGGCTGCCGGCACGCGCCCACCTCCGCTGGGCGGCGACGGGGACCCGGGGGCCGGGTCCGCGCCGCTGACGCGCGCTCTCCCCGCAGGCCGAGGAGGCGGGGGGCCCCCGGCAGCCCCGCGCAGACCGctgcccgccgccgccgcgctcgCTGCCCCCGGGCGCCTGCCAGGCCGCGCGCTGCCAGGCCGACTCCGAGTGCCCGCGGCACCGGCGCTGCTGCTACAACGGCTGCGCCTACGCCTGCCTGGAGGCCGTGCCGCCCCCGCCAGGTAGGCGCCGGGGCCCGGGAGTCGGGCGGGGACGGGGGGCGCCTCGGGGAGGGGCGTCGCCTGCGTGCGAGAGGGGCCCGCGGAGCAGGCACCCCGGCGGCTCGTGCGGACACGCCACTGCCCTCGGCGCGCACGGCCTTGGAGAGGCCGGTTCCGGGGACGACGCCCCTTCCTAAGGAGATGCGGAGGTTTctcactaaaacaaaaaatacacacgTCCGGCTCTTCTTACAAACACGGGACCGCAGCCCCTGGGCCACCACCTGCTGgggccccaggtgcccctagaaggcAGCGGGGCCCTCCGGTTTTCCCCGGAACCCCCACCAGACGCACTCACCTTCACCTCCTGATCCCCGCCCTGGGGGTATTGGATGTGGAGACTGACCTCAGCAGTCCGGATGGGGTGTGCCCCCAGAGAGGCAGGGGGGATGCAGACTCCTGGGTCCGAGTCCATCGGCTGGCGGGGCAGCCCCTGAAACCCCCCCAGCTGTAAAACGGGACTGAAACGCAACTCCTGGAGGGCTCTGAACGGGGTGGCTGCGGTGGCAGGGAGCAGATCTTTCACAAGGGGTTTGTTAAACCTTAACGACTTCTTTGGCAGAAAGAGCCCTCGGGAGCTCGTTCGTCTTTGAAGGGAAGGAGTTTTAGATCCCTTCTGgacaggttgggggtgggggggggggggtgggaggggagggagcctgcGGGGATACTGAGGAGTGGGTAGGCAGCTGCGTCCCCCCAGCGCGGAGAAAAGGTGTCCCTAAGTGGGTAGGATGGGGACGCAGTAtagtctccttccctctccgtTCTCCTTGGGGCTGAGGCTTTCGATGACAGCCTGCCTGTGTGGACTGCCCCTCTCAGGAAGAGGCGTCCGGGTCCCATGGGCCTCGACTGCTGAAGGCCGCCTGAGAAGGCAGCCCAGCCCTTCCTCCCAAGGCCAAAGCAAGAATGACcacactttgttttctttggggtgAGGTCACGGCGATGACAAGGGACTCGGCACCCTTAATTATGCTCATAATTACAATCCACCTTGTGTTTAAGCACTGCCTCTTGTCCGGGGACTGGGCTGGTACTCAGGGCCAGGAGAGCTCCTAGAGggccctttattaaaaaaaaaagacaatgtggcaccccccccaccccacccccacctccccccgccagTGGAAGGAAGCACAAGGAGGTACTTCCCTCTGGGTGGGTAAGTCAAAGAAGATGCCGCTTGCTTTGGACTGTGACAGCGTGCAGGTGTTCTCGCCTCGCTTGCCACCTACACCAGGTGCTTTTGAGCAGTGTGCAAACTATACAACTGTTCACGACACTCCTGACGGCCTTTCCATACATTATCTCGTTTAATGCTCACGCGGCCCTGTTTTACAGCTGAagacactgaagctcagagacGCCGAGTtgcttgcccaagatcacacagcaggcAACGCTGGGAGTGTCCACTGCCTTACGCCCTGAGTGCAGGGCTCTGGGGCCCCTACTCCAGCATCTGGGCCCCTATGTGGGAATCTCTCACTGCCTGGAACATCCTTCCGCGGGACACCCACACAGCTCCTTCCGATCTTTGTCCGGAGGTGGTCATTTTTCAGGGAACATCTCTCTCTCGAAATGGCAAGCCCTCCTCCAGCCATTCCTCGCCCTCCTTtccctgcttaatttttctttatagcacaGTCTGGAACACCGTGTTTTATTCACTCATTGACTGTTCTCCCCACTTGAAGGTCAGCCGCATAAGGCAGAGATCggtctgtttccttcactgctgGACGTCCCCCATCTACACTAGACTCTAGGCATCTGAAAAGTACTcagtggaaatgaaaagaatcaaCGCATCAGCGAGTGACTGGCTTTCACTGGCCAGGCAGAGCGGTCCGATTGTTCGTTGGTCGCAACGACCAGCAGCTGACCCGTTGAGGCAGGGAGTGTCTCCAGTCTGCCATGGCCCTACCTGGCCGGCTTTTCTTACTTATGTTACCTGCCTGCACCCTGGAGGCATTTGGGCGCTCCACCCCTGCTTTGGGATTTTGAACACTTTGCAGCCCTACGCGTGGGTTGGTCCTCTTGTTAAAGATGTATTGGTCACAGAGCAGGCTACGATGCTATGACAGAAAGACCCATAAGCCCAGGAGCTCAACCTATTTACTCCTCCTTTGGTTAATAGGCCCGAGGAGATGGGTGGTCCATGGCAGGTAGGTGGCCCCAGTTCAGTCATCCAGGGACCCAGGTTCCTTCCACTTGTTGCTCTGCAAGGTCAGAGTGGCTCCCAGGCTGCAGGCAGAGGGACAGCACGGAGCAAACAGGCACCAAACCCCGGGCGAGAACAGAAACTTGCGTCATCGCCTCTGCTGACATCCtattggccagaactcagtcacgTGGCCACACCTAGCTGCAAGGAACGCTGGGAGATGTAGTCTCCAGCTCGGCCCCAGTGCCTAGGCGAAACTCAAAGTTCTGTTACTGAAAGAACTGGGGGAATGTGCGGCAGGGAGCCTCTGTGTTTCGTCGTGAAATGtagggcacccccccccccctcgccccgtTCCCAGAGGCTGGGGCGTTTCTCAGCTGCCTGGGGCGGGGCTCAATGTGACCATGTATCGTTTTGTTAGTTTTAGACTGGCTAGTGCAGCCGAAACCTCGATGGCTTGGTGGCAACGGCTGGCTCCTGGATGGCCCTGAGGAGGTGTTGCAAGGTGCCTACGGGGAGAAGCCCACCCCAGCGTCAGAGTCAGGATCCCTCCTTCTCAGGCTGTCTCTGCTGCGGCAGTATGCCTGCCCTCCAGTACCTCAAATACTCGACCTAGAACGGTGGTGACGGGGGCTTGGCCAGACTCTCAGAAAACGCAGAACCGTATAGGGCTCGACTTTCCCTAGGACTGGGGGCCTCCTCCTCCCTGGGTGGAGACTTgagagggagggggttggggtggCTTTCAGATCCCCAAAATCATAATAAGGGGTCCACGGCTCCGTGGTGACGACTCCTCCGGGTGGGTGGGGAACAGGCAGGCAGGCCCGGGGTCCCCAAAACTGGAGGGTgggagtgtgtgcacgtgtgtcgGTGCGGCTGTGCCTGTGACTCTGCACGCATGCGTGTGCGCGGCTGCGTCGGTGAGGCGGCGCGGCACCCGTGTGGCTGTCCTTGCGCTGCGTCTGGATGTTTGCGTGTCTGTGTGCGTGCAAATGTGTGTGACTGTAGgtgtgagtgtctgtgtgtgtgtgttaagagcCATGGGTGGCGAAAATATGTGTGTGTCCGGAGTTGTGTATGAACACGTGTGTATGCCTGTGGCTGTA
This window contains:
- the WFDC1 gene encoding WAP four-disulfide core domain protein 1 isoform X2, which produces METGGEDPFASQSPASKLRLSPDSDVPPGGAISPDPFTGPHLLLWAEEAGGPRQPRADRCPPPPRSLPPGACQAARCQADSECPRHRRCCYNGCAYACLEAVPPPPAEDTEAQRRRVACPRSHSRQRWECPLPYALSAGLWGPYSSIWAPMWESLTAWNILPRDTHTAPSDLCPEVVIFQGTSLSRNGKPSSSHSSPSFPCLIFLYSTVWNTVFYSLIDCSPHLKVSRIRQRSVCFLHCWTSPIYTRL